The following proteins come from a genomic window of Scomber japonicus isolate fScoJap1 chromosome 4, fScoJap1.pri, whole genome shotgun sequence:
- the xkr7a gene encoding XK-related protein 7, with product MAAKSDGAPVSLRNEIPPECPARSDPGPPQRRPAEQRYSLPDCCWTLCALLVFFSDGASDLWLAADYYLRSQYWCFALTLVFVIVPSVVVQVLSFRWFAYDFSDAAESGTAAAAAVVAASGPEETDFSTKDSDERGAGRAAGAGVLPRPGTGGGARGCCRVFMWLFQSIIHIFQLAQVWRYVHALYLGVQSRWHGDPERRHYYWRMMFETADISMLRLLESFLKSAPQLVLQLSIMIQASQVLPLQGLSASASLISLAWMISSYQKVLRDSRDDKLPMTYKAVIVQILWHLFTIGARTLAFALFASVFQLYFGIFIVAHWCIMTFWIIQGETDFCMSKWEEIIYNMMVGIVYVFCWFSVREGRTRCRMLIYSLTVFVENVALTTAWYLYRGSRTSDFYAVIMVCVVASSYALGTFFMFVYYCLLHPDGPVSGWGYMVEKEVAVESLASPASSLPPDLVSSPPRTLQRTKGSDREQGPGVDGDVFQVRPPRGAQAPVRPLTPRTEGPVIRIDLPRKKYPAWDAHFIDRRLRKTILVLESAAPVTPRIQYRCLGTPKEVMEYETTV from the exons ATGGCCGCGAAATCTGATGGTGCACCCGTCTCCCTACGAAACGAAATCCCACCCGAGTGTCCTGCCAGGTCGGACCCGGGCCCTCCCCAGCGCCGTCCCGCCGAGCAGCGCTACTCCCTCCCGGACTGCTGCTGGACACTCTGCGCCCTTTTGGTCTTCTTCTCGGACGGGGCCTCAGACCTGTGGCTGGCCGCGGACTACTACCTAAGGAGCCAATACTGGTGCTTTGCGCTGACTCTGGTCTTTGTGATAGTCCCGTCCGTGGTGGTTCAGGTGCTCAGCTTCCGATGGTTCGCCTACGATTTCTCGGACGCGGCCGAGAGCGGcacagctgctgcagccgcCGTGGTTGCAGCGTCGGGACCGGAGGAGACAGACTTCAGCACCAAGGACAGCGACGAGCGGGGCGCTGGCCGTGCTGCCGGGGCCGGGGTGCTGCCCAGGCCGGGCACCGGGGGAGGAGCCCGGGGCTGCTGCAGAGTGTTCATGTGGCTCTTCCAGAGCATCATTCACATATTTCAACTGGCACAGGTCTGGAG GTATGTCCACGCCCTGTACTTGGGTGTGCAGAGTCGCTGGCATGGAGATCCCGAGCGGCGCCACTACTACTGGCGCATGATGTTCGAGACTGCTGATATCAGCATGCTGCGTCTGCTTGAGTCTTTCCTGAAGAGCGCCCCTCAGCTGGTTCTGCAGCTCTCCATCATGATCCAGGCCAGTCAGGTGCTACCCCTTCAGG GGCTTTCAGCCTCGGCCTCCCTCATATCACTCGCCTGGATGATCTCCTCCTATCAGAAAGTGCTGAGGGACTCTCGAGACGATAAGCTGCCCATGACCTACAAAGCCGTCATAGTTCAGATTCTGTGGCACCTGTTCACCATCGGGGCCCGCACACTGGCCTTCGCCCTGTTCGCCTCAGTGTTCCAGCTTTACTTCGGCATCTTCATCGTGGCGCACTGGTGCATCATGACATTTTGGATAATTCAAGGCGAAACAGACTTCTGTATGTCCAAGTGGGAGGAGATCATCTATAACATGATGGTGGGCATCGTGTATGTTTTCTGCTGGTTCAGTGTGAGAGAGGGGCGCACTCGTTGCAGGATGCTCATCTACAGCCTGACTGTGTTTGTTGAGAATGTGGCGCTCACCACTGCCTGGTACCTGTACCGCGGCTCCCGTACCTCAGACTTCTACGCCGTCATCATGGTGTGCGTGGTGGCCAGCAGCTACGCTCTGGGCACCTTCTTCATGTTTGTGTATTACTGTCTGCTGCACCCTGATGGCCCGGTCTCAGGATGGGGCTATATGGTGGAGAAGGAGGTGGCTGTGGAGTCGCTGGCCTCTCCAGCTTCTAGCCTCCCCCCTGACCTGGTGAGCAGCCCCCCCAGGACCCTCCAGAGAACTAAAGGGTCAGACAGAGAGCAGGGTCCTGGGGTAGATGGAGATGTGTTTCAGGTGCGGCCGCCTCGGGGAGCTCAAGCCCCAGTGCGACCCCTCACACCCAGGACAGAGGGGCCCGTCATCCGAATAGACCTGCCCAGGAAGAAGTACCCGGCCTGGGACGCTCACTTCATCGACCGCCGGCTGCGTAAAACCATCCTGGTGCTCGAAAGTGCTGCTCCGGTCACGCCAAGGATACAGTACCGCTGTCTGGGCACACCCAAAGAAGTGATGGAGTACGAGACCACTGTGTGA
- the cables2a gene encoding CDK5 and ABL1 enzyme substrate 2 isoform X1 — protein sequence MATALCGLQSTGSSSKPVKTHREHRRKARDSKRRQAALLFLNNISLDGRPQCQFNDGNNDQKAAEEQQRPGERDVGAAVEPPPADSQAPVAPVTEPSAASSGSSSSFPGVVSPTPTRPSLVMSPGPAGASAAVGANEVFLEGVCAAETQQPPDTPLSPVPAAGQQPCGPRVKSAPSTLSPVPTGNTVDSRQRLRNVSGSPGPKAPKKVHFIKSMRQYDTRGCRIMLICAKRSLYATFSVLPYGQSAHLSDPKLEPQRQRLSTVVPADHLPCLEGVELATSGKTVSYAQFLYPTNALVRQKSGGAPENSVAQTPQSRFRGNGQRNFTPARPNNAAPQDPCVEEVAEYDPNLLSDPQWPCGRHKRVLIFASYVTTVVEYVKPSDLKKDMNETFREKFPHIKLTLSKIRSLKRDMRAVSEECGLQPVTIAMAFVYFEKLVLQGRLNKQNRKLVAAACVLLAAKISSDLRKPEVRQLIDKLEERFRINSRELIPLEFPVLVALEMGLYLPESKVMPHYRRLVQQG from the exons ATGGCGACCGCTCTCTGCGGTCTACAGTCAACCGGCAGCAGCAGTAAACCGGTCAAGACACACCGGGAGCACCGGAGGAAAGCGAGGGACTCTAAGCGGAGGCAGGCGGCTTTGTTGTTCCTCAATAATATCTCGCTCGACGGACGGCCCCAGTGTCAGTTTAACGATGGAAACAACGACCAAAAAGCCGCCGAGGAGCAGCAGCGACCCGGGGAGAGAGACGTTGGAGCGGCGGTGGAGCCCCCACCGGCAGACAGCCAAGCACCGGTCGCCCCGGTGACGGAGCCCTCCGCGGCCTCCAGCGGCTCGTCCTCCAGCTTTCCAGGAGTAGTCAGCCCCACTCCTACCCGACCTTCTTTGGTAATGTCTCCGGGTCCTGCTGGGGCAAGTGCTGCTGTGGGTGCCAACGAGGTATTTTTGGAGGGTGTCTGTGCGGCCGAGACGCAGCAGCCCCCCGACACCCCTCTGTCTCCGGTGCCCGCCGCCGGACAGCAACCCTGCGGCCCCCGGGTCAAGTCAGCGCCGTCAACACTGAGCCCGGTGCCGACGGGGAATACTGTGGATTCACGGCAGAG GTTGAGGAATGTCTCCGGCTCCCCTGGACCCAAAGCGCCAAAGAAAGTCCACTTTATCAAGAGTATGAGGCAGTATGATACCAGGGGATGTAG GATCATGCTGATTTGTGCCAAGCGGTCGCTATACGCTACTTTCTCAGTGCTGCCATATGGACAGAGTGCTCACCTCAG TGATCCGAAGCTGGAGCCTCAGAGACAAAGGCTGTCTACTGTGGTGCCTGCAGACCACCTCCCCTGTCTGGAAGGTGTGGAGCTGGCCACGTCCGGTAAA ACGGTGTCCTACGCTCAGTTCCTCTACCCGACCAACGCCTTGGTAAGACAAAAGAGCGGCGGCGCACCGGAGAACAGCGTGGCTCAGACCCCTCAGTCGCGTTTCCGTGGCAACGGGCAGAGGAACTTCACCCCTGCTCGTCCTAACAACGCCGCGCCACAGGACCCAT gtgTAGAGGAAGTCGCAGAGTACGATCCAAACCTACTCAGTGACCCTCAGTGGCCCTGTGGGAGACACAAGAGGGTTCTTATATTTGCATCATATGTG aCAACTGTTGTTGAGTACGTGAAACCGTCCGACCTGAAGAAGGACATGAACGAGACCTTCAGAGAGAAGTTTCCTCACATCAAACTGACACTGAGCAAGATCAGAAG CCTGAAGAGAGATATGCGGGCCGTGAGCGAGGAGTGCGGTCTCCAGCCAGTCACCATAGCGATGGCGTTTGTTTACTTTGAGAAACTGGTGCTGCAGGGTCGCCTCAACAAGCAAAACAGGAAGCTGGTGGCGGCTGCTTGCGTGCTGCTGGCTGCAAAGATCAGCAGCGATTTGCGGAAGCCAGAAGTCAGACAACTTATTGAT AAGCTGGAGGAGCGTTTCCGTATAAACAGTCGGGAGTTGATTCCCCTGGAGTTCCCGGTGCTGGTTGCCTTGGAGATGGGACTTTACCTCCCCGAGAGCAAGGTCATGCCACACTACCGCAGACTGGTGCAGCAGGGTTAG
- the cables2a gene encoding CDK5 and ABL1 enzyme substrate 2 isoform X2 — protein sequence MATALCGLQSTGSSSKPVKTHREHRRKARDSKRRQAALLFLNNISLDGRPQCQFNDGNNDQKAAEEQQRPGERDVGAAVEPPPADSQAPVAPVTEPSAASSGSSSSFPGVVSPTPTRPSLVMSPGPAGASAAVGANEVFLEGVCAAETQQPPDTPLSPVPAAGQQPCGPRVKSAPSTLSPVPTGNTVDSRQRLRNVSGSPGPKAPKKVHFIKSMRQYDTRGCSDPKLEPQRQRLSTVVPADHLPCLEGVELATSGKTVSYAQFLYPTNALVRQKSGGAPENSVAQTPQSRFRGNGQRNFTPARPNNAAPQDPCVEEVAEYDPNLLSDPQWPCGRHKRVLIFASYVTTVVEYVKPSDLKKDMNETFREKFPHIKLTLSKIRSLKRDMRAVSEECGLQPVTIAMAFVYFEKLVLQGRLNKQNRKLVAAACVLLAAKISSDLRKPEVRQLIDKLEERFRINSRELIPLEFPVLVALEMGLYLPESKVMPHYRRLVQQG from the exons ATGGCGACCGCTCTCTGCGGTCTACAGTCAACCGGCAGCAGCAGTAAACCGGTCAAGACACACCGGGAGCACCGGAGGAAAGCGAGGGACTCTAAGCGGAGGCAGGCGGCTTTGTTGTTCCTCAATAATATCTCGCTCGACGGACGGCCCCAGTGTCAGTTTAACGATGGAAACAACGACCAAAAAGCCGCCGAGGAGCAGCAGCGACCCGGGGAGAGAGACGTTGGAGCGGCGGTGGAGCCCCCACCGGCAGACAGCCAAGCACCGGTCGCCCCGGTGACGGAGCCCTCCGCGGCCTCCAGCGGCTCGTCCTCCAGCTTTCCAGGAGTAGTCAGCCCCACTCCTACCCGACCTTCTTTGGTAATGTCTCCGGGTCCTGCTGGGGCAAGTGCTGCTGTGGGTGCCAACGAGGTATTTTTGGAGGGTGTCTGTGCGGCCGAGACGCAGCAGCCCCCCGACACCCCTCTGTCTCCGGTGCCCGCCGCCGGACAGCAACCCTGCGGCCCCCGGGTCAAGTCAGCGCCGTCAACACTGAGCCCGGTGCCGACGGGGAATACTGTGGATTCACGGCAGAG GTTGAGGAATGTCTCCGGCTCCCCTGGACCCAAAGCGCCAAAGAAAGTCCACTTTATCAAGAGTATGAGGCAGTATGATACCAGGGGATGTAG TGATCCGAAGCTGGAGCCTCAGAGACAAAGGCTGTCTACTGTGGTGCCTGCAGACCACCTCCCCTGTCTGGAAGGTGTGGAGCTGGCCACGTCCGGTAAA ACGGTGTCCTACGCTCAGTTCCTCTACCCGACCAACGCCTTGGTAAGACAAAAGAGCGGCGGCGCACCGGAGAACAGCGTGGCTCAGACCCCTCAGTCGCGTTTCCGTGGCAACGGGCAGAGGAACTTCACCCCTGCTCGTCCTAACAACGCCGCGCCACAGGACCCAT gtgTAGAGGAAGTCGCAGAGTACGATCCAAACCTACTCAGTGACCCTCAGTGGCCCTGTGGGAGACACAAGAGGGTTCTTATATTTGCATCATATGTG aCAACTGTTGTTGAGTACGTGAAACCGTCCGACCTGAAGAAGGACATGAACGAGACCTTCAGAGAGAAGTTTCCTCACATCAAACTGACACTGAGCAAGATCAGAAG CCTGAAGAGAGATATGCGGGCCGTGAGCGAGGAGTGCGGTCTCCAGCCAGTCACCATAGCGATGGCGTTTGTTTACTTTGAGAAACTGGTGCTGCAGGGTCGCCTCAACAAGCAAAACAGGAAGCTGGTGGCGGCTGCTTGCGTGCTGCTGGCTGCAAAGATCAGCAGCGATTTGCGGAAGCCAGAAGTCAGACAACTTATTGAT AAGCTGGAGGAGCGTTTCCGTATAAACAGTCGGGAGTTGATTCCCCTGGAGTTCCCGGTGCTGGTTGCCTTGGAGATGGGACTTTACCTCCCCGAGAGCAAGGTCATGCCACACTACCGCAGACTGGTGCAGCAGGGTTAG
- the LOC128357389 gene encoding proteasomal ubiquitin receptor ADRM1-like, which translates to MASGALFPSMVSGSRGSSSKYLVEFRAGKMTMKGSTVTPDKRKGQVYIQQTDDSLIHFCWKDRTTGNVDDDLIIFPDDCEFKRVNQCTTGRVYVLKFKAGSKRLFFWMQEPKTDKDEEHCRKVNEYLNNPPMPGALGSGGSGGHDLSALGGEGGLQSLLGNMSHNQLMQLIGPTGLGGIGGLGALAGPGLANLLGSSSSSSSVPAASNSSTSPSTAVTPTSTSATSRLGSSQVPTTPITPSATTAASPTATTPSTPAVTSLAAGAANPTQPIQLRDLQSILATMNVPASGQGVDLASVLTPEVMAPILANPEVQQRLMPYLPTGESLLQSTEELHNTLSSPQFQQAMSMFSSALASGQLGPLMNQFGLPAEAVDAANKGDVEAFAKAMETETKSTPDGESKEKKDDDEDMSLD; encoded by the exons atggCCTCTGGAGCGTTGTTCCCCAGCATGGTGTCTGGGTCCCGCGGCTCCTCCAGCAAGTATCTGGTGGAGTTTCGTGCCGGTAAGATGACCATGAAGGGCAGCACGGTGACCCCCGACAAGCGTAAAGGTCAGGTCTACATCCAGCAGACCGACGACTCCCTCATCCACTTCTGCTGGAAAGATCGGACCACCGGGAATGTTGATGAT GATCTGATCATCTTCCCTGACGACTGCGAGTTCAAGCGGGTGAACCAGTGCACCACCGGACGCGTCTATGTGCTGAAGTTCAAAGCTGGCTCCAAAAGGCTTTTCTTCTGGATGCAG gAGCCTAAGACTGACAAGGACGAGGAGCATTGCCGTAAAGTGAACGAGTACCTCAACAACCCCCCCATGCCCGGCGCTCTGGGCAGCGGCGGCAGTGGAGGACATGATCTGTCTGCTCTGGGAG GCGAAGGCGGCCTGCAAAGCCTTCTGGGTAACATGAGCCACAACCAGCTCATGCAGCTCATTGGACCGACTGGACTCGGAGGGATCG GTGGTCTCGGAGCGCTGGCTGGTCCAGGTTTAGCCAACCTTTtggggagcagcagcagcagcagcagtgttcctGCGGCCAGCAACTCTTCCACCAG CCCCTCCACAGCCGtcacccccacctccacctccgccACCAGTCGGCTCGGATCCTCCCAGGTGCCCACCACGCCCATCACCCCCTCCGCCACCACAGCGGCCTCCCCGACAGCCACCACACCCTCCACCCCCGCCGTGACGTCTCTGGCGGCGGGGGCGGCCAATCCTACACAGCCCATCCAGCTGAGAGACCTGCAGAGCATCCTGGCGACCATGAACGTGCCGGCCAGCGGACAGGGGG TGGACCTGGCCAGCGTCCTGACCCCTGAGGTCATGGCTCCCATCCTGGCCAACCCCGAGGTGCAGCAGAGGCTGATGCCCTACCTGCCCACTGGAGAGTCGCTGCTTCAGAGCACAGAGGAGCTCCACAACACGCTCAGCTCGCCTCAGTTTCAGCAG GCTATGAGCATGTTCAGCAGCGCTCTGGCGTCCGGGCAGTTAGGACCTCTAATGAACCAGTTTGGTTTGCCTGCAGAGGCCGTCGACGCTGCTAACAAAGGAG ACGTTGAGGCTTTTGCTAAAGCCATGGAGACCGAGACAAAGTCCACCCCAGACGGAGAGTCTAAAGAGAAGAAAGACGACGATGAAGACATGAGTTTGGACTAA